A stretch of Lathyrus oleraceus cultivar Zhongwan6 chromosome 6, CAAS_Psat_ZW6_1.0, whole genome shotgun sequence DNA encodes these proteins:
- the LOC127091543 gene encoding probable uridine nucleosidase 2 yields MATQTEPKKIIIDTDPGIDDAMAIFLALRSPEVQVIGLTTIYGNVYTTLATRNALHLLEVAGRTDIPVAEGSHVTLTKGTKLRIADFVHGADGLGNQNFPPPNGKPIEESAAEFLVNQAKANPGKVTVVALGPLTNIALAIQMDPEFAKNIGQIVLLGGSFAVNGNVNPAAEANIFGDPDAADVVFTSGADVLAVGINVTHQVVLSGSDREKLASSKGKFAQYLTGILEVYFSYHCDAYNTNGVYLHDPTALLAAVDPSLVTCTEGAVRVQTSGITRGLTIIYNKQKRFEEVTEWSNMPTVKVAVTVDAPRVVKLVMDRLVA; encoded by the exons ATGGCAACCCAAACCGAACCAAAGAAGATCATAATTGACACCGACCCTGGAATCG ATGATGCTATGGCTATATTCCTTGCTCTGCGATCGCCAGAGGTACAAGTTATTGGACTTACAACTATCTATGGAAACGTTTACACTACTCTTGCTACCAGAAATGCCTTGCATCTG TTGGAAGTTGCTGGAAGAACTGATATACCAGTTGCTGAAGGATCCCATGTCACATTAACT AAAGGGACGAAACTTCGCATTGCAGATTTCGTTCATGGTGCAGATGGACTTGGCAACCAAAACTTTCCTCCACCAAATGGGAAACCCATTGAAGAATCAGCTGCTGAATTCTTGGTTAACCAAGCGAAAGCTAACCCTGGAAAAGTCACTGTGGTGGCGTTGGGCCCTCTTACAAATATTGCTTTG GCTATACAGATGGACCCGGAATTCGCTAAGAACATCGGGCAAATTGTTCTGCTTGGTGGATCTTTTGCAGTAAACGGCAATGTGAATCCAGCTGCTGAAGCAAAT ATATTTGGTGATCCAGATGCTGCTGATGTTGTATTCACAAGTGGTGCAGATGTATTGGCAGTTGGAATAAATGTTACTCACCAAGTCGTATTGTCAG GTTCTGATCGAGAAAAGTTAGCAAGTTCAAAAGGAAAATTTGCTCAATACCTGACCGGAATCTTAGAGGTGTATTTCTCTTACCATTGTGACGCATACAACACCAATG GAGTTTACCTTCATGACCCAACAGCGTTGCTTGCAGCCGTTGATCCTTCACTTGTAACTTGCACAGAGGGTGCTGTTAGAGTCCAAACCAGTGGCATAACAAGGGGACTTACAATAATCTACAATAAACAGAAAAG GTTTGAAGAAGTCACTGAATGGTCCAATATGCCTACAGTAAAAGTAGCTGTGACAGTTGATGCTCCTAGAGTTGTGAAATTGGTCATGGATCGTCTTGTGGCTTGA
- the LOC127091542 gene encoding phytochrome-associated serine/threonine-protein phosphatase: MDLDQWISKVKDGQHLLEDELQLLCEYVKEILIEESNVQPVNSPVTVCGDIHGQFHDLMKLFQTGGHVPETNYIFMGDFVDRGYNSLEVFTILLLLKARYPANITLLRGNHESRQLTQVYGFYDECQRKYGNANAWRYCTDVFDYLTLSAIIDGTVLCVHGGLSPDIRTIDQIRVIERNCEIPHEGPFCDLMWSDPEDIETWAVSPRGAGWLFGSRVTSEFNHINNLDLVCRAHQLVQEGLKYMFQDKGLVTVWSAPNYCYRCGNVASILSFNENMEREVKFFTETEENNQMRGPRTGVPYFL, translated from the exons ATGGATTTGGACCAGTGGATCTCGAAGGTTAAAGACGGCCAACACCTTCTCGAAGACGAACTTCAACTTCTCTGCGAATAT GTTAAAGAGATTCTTATTGAGGAGTCCAATGTGCAACCTGTGAATAGTCCAGTAACTGTTTGTGGTGATATTCATGGTCAGTTTCATGATCTAATGAAACTTTTCCAGACCGGTGGTCATGTTCCCGAGACAAATTACATTTTTATG GGGGACTTTGTTGATCGGGGTTACAATAGTCTTGAAGTATTCACCATCCTTTTGCTTCTAAAAGCTAG ATACCCGGCTAATATTACCCTTCTACGTGGAAATCATGAAAGTAGACAACTCACCCAG GTCTATGGATTTTATGATGAATGCCAGAGAAAGTATGGAAATGCTAATGCTTGGCGATACTGTACCGATGTCTTCGACTATCTTACACTTTCTGCAATTATAGATGGAACT GTGCTTTGTGTTCACGGCGGCCTTTCTCCAGACATTCGAACAATTGACCAG ATAAGAGTCATTGAGCGGAACTGTGAAATTCCTCATGAGGGGCCATTTTGTGATCTAATGTGGAGTGATCCTGAGGATATTGAAACATGGGCAGTCAGTCCGCGTGGAGCTGGTTGGCTTTTCGGATCTCGGGTTACATCTGAG TTCAATCACATAAACAACCTTGATCTTGTTTGTCGAGCACATCAACTTGTACAAGAAGGCCTTAAATACATGTTCCAAGATAAAGGCCTTGTAACT GTATGGTCTGCACCTAATTACTGTTACCGTTGTGGAAATGTAGCTTCTATTCTTAGTTTCAATGAAAATATG GAGAGAGAAGTTAAGTTTTTCACTGAAACAGAGGAGAACAATCAGATGAGAGGGCCAAGGACAGGTGTTCCGTATTTCTTATAA